In Silene latifolia isolate original U9 population chromosome 6, ASM4854445v1, whole genome shotgun sequence, the genomic window agatagctttgtgagttacaaacatatatcgTGAAGTAATTGGAAGTTTGTCTAGATTGACGTATTAGCACATAAAAGTATCATCTCTATCATGACAgtttgattcatgtcatatgcgtgtctgatccatgtgatttgttaaacagactctctatttcaggtatttcctggttgaccatctgtttagaattacgtgtccgtcatggattgcaaattcccaaaattgagttcaataactcaaaccgactcaaattagtttgatcttatgggtagtgacactaggtcataatccatatttaataaatcaaattcattacttagatctttgacactacgatcggatcgtaatgctttagtactttgttcaattggttctctacgttatttagaaatttctcaaatttctcaaatgtttcactttatatttgattaagtaaatatacccatatctacttaaatcatcggtaaaagtgacaaagtagtcataaattccccttgcggtgatactcattagaacacatacatcgacatgtattagtcccaacaaatttcttgttcgtgtccctttaccacttaagggagtacaaatcattttgcgaaggaaatgagattcgcatattccatatgattgaaaataaaatggtccaataattctagtcgacactagcgtttaGTGCGTTTCTCATTtgtgtaacctaattgaaaaagccAAATATACAAATCGTTTGGATTAATagtttgagtcttttggatcgtattatgaagatatctgtgctcgagttggaagtgtctaaaacttgtatatcataaatataagtgacatggctcacagccatgtctattttcaacaaaatataaatcctttcatgtctaacatagaaatggaagtaatgttttagacaaaatgggtacataataacaattatgtaaattacaactcaaagctattagcaaaaacaagtacataagtccctctcgaagtggcggctactctagctccatttccttgtcggagatttacatcactcttgtttagcttttccacatttccaagttccacttggagtaataagtccaactttgatatctcccaaatacttggggcaatttcgcttccaggcctatgacattacaataatgacattcttcataagattgggcacccttcttggtcatggttgtggtagtctcactatccatttccaattcattatcaggtttgggtttctcacccatctttgccttccctttaataataccaatactcctttcagttgcaaggacactcttgctagaactcccactgaatttaatatttctccttgttttcttcaaacaaggatgcctttggTTTAGTGAtgttttcttcacaagattttcttaccaaaaTGGTAGGCataaatattggagtgggtggtgtggaggtgataaaatagcaaagatttccatcctgaccaatgccaatgcgcaattctctaatcgtatcattgtcatactcgaagcatttttcatcgaatgattagatgaattcattgcgaataaataactacaaaaacagaaatgaaagaaataataaacatctatcgttttaataatacttgtaaacaagtattgcatatatatagtgacctctacccaactatcataaatgattccgagatccaaattcatattaactcggacacggtgagccgattcaacccttattaatataactcggtggattaacctcttaatcgattctacttctagaactgtcggtcgataaaaattattttaatatttatcttagcccggaacacatgcgactacggtcacgaatacttccgttgagctcaatccaaatttcgatgtaataacattttattacccacttacccaacgtaacaagtttagtacccccggtgagccgagcctacttcctcatgaaattgggactcatggtttctactatttggtaaggctaattctcaattattataagtgacaggtcttgtcaatttattatctatcacgttttaagtgaactaaagcggtgaactacgataattgtaattgacacggtcgatgactcgatatgatatgcatgtgttgttatggagatttgacaatgcatgcaacatattaaaataaatgtaaagcaataataataaattcctagtatgaccttcctaaaaatagaaaatcaaataatctattacatattcggaaaccaactcctttggtcccttgaatcttcaagtggcacgcctcccaagaacaccgccTTTGTCGAGACATCctctccgaatggcaccgtcttgaagcaatgccataattacaaataataataaaaatacaaaactattcctattatacatttgtaaaatggaaaaaaaaaactagtaaaaataaaagtaatacaagatcacattaaattacaacgaatcaatattctctttcattacgggtaatatcgattaaaactaaggccatactaagataaaattatataattcaaaattatataaataaaagacaatcAACAACTGAAatatgcaacattataatatgtatctatcatgccaaattatgtgccaaatcgccctatttaacttatatcgaatatataacccgattttatggaaatgcgtgataataacttcttaaaatcacatattaacacttaaatcacatctaacctcaagttaattatcctaacactcttagactcaaaaattagtcatcactcaatttttgacaataattcaacttgatttaatttttaggattatttcatgggaataatcccaCCTATGCCCCCCCTGCAAATAACACTCCATCCTATCTGTAATTCGAATTAAATCCATCCTATTCACTAATATTCCCATAACACTCTCATGCGACGGGAAACCTGAAGAACAGGTCACCGTGTTATTTTATAGAAGTGAAGTGTGTTCAACACACTTTAAACACACCAAACACTCCCTCTCTTAACTAAAAAGCCATCAGCCATGGTAGCTTGAAGTACGAATTACGAAATTTATTAGCTGCATCTCCTTAACTTAGTCTAAACATCCATTTCCATAAAGAGGCCTGCTCGTACCCACCTCAAGCCACCATAAAATTCGCCCCCTTCACCCATCAATTCGTGAACCAAGCACCACCATCACCGAATCCACCACCGCATCAACCAGGTGCTACCTTCATTCTCGCCACCACCAGCAGCAACAACGGCATCAACATCAGGTATCTCCACCAATTCAACTCATCTGCTCCTCCGTGGACAAATCCGAGCATCATTATAGCTACCTTCAGCCATCACATCACCTCCACCTTTGTTCTCAGTTCGAGCACTGTGAGAACCAACCACTCACCACCGTGCTCGCATCAACCAGCCACAAGAGCAGCGTCATCGAACTGCATTCGAGCACCACCATGACTCACCTTCGCTGTGCCGAAAGCAGCTCCATTTAAAATAAGTCACAGTAATTCCGCTACAATTTAATTTAACATACCAATTTGAATTAATTAAGATTTTTTAAAATCCAATTAACATAAGAAGAATAAAGGAGAAGGAGAATCAAACACATCAACCCCTTATTGGACAAAGTGAAGATGGCATGATAGACAATTAGAAAGTTATCAATGTTGGTGAAATCCCAAATAATACGCAACCAGGTAGAGGTGTTCAAGTCATAGGCAAGAAGAAGATCGTGATAATCATAAACATCCTCGGGATGGAAAAAGATGATGTTATCTGCAATAGCAACAGCAATATAATTCCATGTATTAAAATTGGAGGCGAGTTGTTTCCATTTACCAGCAGCACCCTCGTTTTCATCCTCGGGATAGAAAGCATAGAGCATGGACATACGAGGTAAATGAAAAATAATACGCTTATTTAAAGGCCGGGAAGCAGCGGAAAAGAGACGTGTTTGAACAAGATTGTCAGGTAAGAGCAAGGTATTCCAGAGATTGGATGGTTTGGGATTATAAACCTGGGGACGAAGAAAAGGGAAGCCGAAGGCGTAAATTTGATCGGATAATACTGCAGGATTGACCATCATTTGGTTGGTGTCAGGACTAAGAATGTTGAAGAAAGATGGGAGGAGATGTACAAAAATGGCAGAAATCAGTCGAAAATAGTATATAAGGAGGAGAGAGATTGTAACCTAAAGTTACCGGTCATGATATTAAGTGAGTTCGTTATGGGAAGATTAGTTAATAGGATGGATTTAATTCGAATTACTGATAGGTTGGAGTGTTATTTGCAGGAGGGCCATAGGtgggattattcccatgaaataatcctaatttttatgctcattttttaccttaatatcataatatttatgacataaatccaaattaaattacaataatttcaaaatttaaattttaaatttttgaacattctggaatatatccatgatactcataatatcaaaaatcatggttaaattttcgaattaattttgagaaaatatagttgcgttttatcggttttatctcataaaacatctaaagtatccaaaaattagtCCAATtaattttacaaccttagatctgattagtgggatatttatgcaacctaaaataattttctcatgctatgcaattcgttttagctatttatgctaaaatagtcactatttatgccattttttctctaaaaattcataagtcatgctaaatgagatcatttcatctcaaaatttacatacactctgtaaatcatgcatgtgacaacatattaaagtttcatgacCTAATtcgatatttaattatttttaaccattttacctcttttaattcatttttatctcataataatcataaatcatgcaatattaatccaattaatatgagattttacacacaacttgtaaaatatgcatgtgaggtcatagagtaattttaaccatttttagtcatttcaatttccatttatgccattttttacactaaaaattcataaatcatgaaatattaatcacattaatatgatattttacacgcaatacataaaatattcatgtgaggtcatactaaaataccatgTCTAGTAgtaaaggttaacttattttagtgaataaaagttcattttacttataaaaatgtaataaactcactaaaaataattaaaatgagcaataaatttccataaatcataaaaatgacctaaaaaattttaggaccagaatatataatatgcattattatttcgtggcttacttgtataaatcacaaatttttagttttatatgttgacattttaactcggaaaaacaataaccgattatgcatgcaacatcctatgctctgataccacttgttaggttatttacctcttattagactcttctaatagtgaactaattaaatttttaattatttattctttagatctagtgcatgcataacaaaataagagatttattagaaaaacaatgtcccttacattataaatttcggatttaagggcacaagtaaggtctcctacttTCACTTATttttgagctataatgaatattaggatgatcctccaaaatcccaatgtagagattctcctcttgattgcacccaagatttaacccttatcactactaaataatatttgctagatattcgtttaatagtctaccttaaaattgattactaatactcatatattacattaataatattagtaatgttgttgaacaatttggatcatcatttctcaagtttttgagAAAGATAAACAAAATATGAGAGAGGTATGCATGAATGAATGTTGAATGTGTATAGAATGACAAATAAGAGAGCAAATTCTCTTAAAATGAGaagggaaaaccggtgggaggcaAGGGCATAATGCCAAATGTGGAATCCCctttttccttttactcttctcaaaatgTAGATAGCGTAAGGCTACTAATTGTAGGTATGATTATAttaatcttatcacataaaataatatcatccacACTCTACCAcaacctccatttcggtccacttacataaaatggactaccattttattttgtcaatttgtcatttgtcacacaatatgtcacatgtagtatgatacattttatttattaatttaatgcatatttatcaaataaatatcattttataaatcaattaaattacatacaacaaattgattagtgatacttgatcacataaataaaatgagtcgtataattataattcacaacatcttataattataatttaccattcattcttatttcaattgtttcacaagcaataaacaattttagtaataaagtattttgattactaaaataaatcttatttaaacccattacaataagatatcaacattctctctcacaaatgaattgttcaattttaaggaattgattaacctgtatcgtcatacaattaatcaactttactgattagggcatcatcttTTAGGtctgaccttaagggatcaacttaccaccaccgtcccacgacagtaacgtcaaattctaacaagccaatcgttaccgattaatgttgatcagttgactatataaatgaatcatcctttacgtattcttaatatgagagttaattatgatatttaaatcatgtgatcgcactattgttgaggacacatattccgaCAATTTTTATAtggataacaacggcctgaaccgcgAAAAAAGTTAGGATGAGAGAGAGTGTAGAGAGAGGAAATCTCTGTACGACTTTATTTCTAGGGTTTCGACGCAATGGCTCGTCccataaaacacaataataatcctaaaaaaattcaaaaacacaaaaatacgtTAATCCTAAATGATTTAGTGGATATTGATGTAGCGCCGCTTGATGATGATTGGGTGGATGAAGTGGTGGTGTCTACAGATGAAGGTGTTTGGAATGAGGTTCGTAATAAATGGTCTAAACAGTAGCGGAATGAGACTGCAGTCTGATCTACAAGCTCTTTGGAAGATGTTTCAGGTGAGATTGAGTTTTGGTCCACTGCTGTTTTCTGCTATATTTTGGGGGCTAGACCTCCCTTGAATGTTGTTAATGGATTCATTACGAGAGTGTGGAAAGGTTTTAACATTGATAAGATTTCTTTTATGAAAAATGGGATATTTATTGTGCGTTTTGCCTCTAAAGAACACCAGCAACAGGCTATTGGTTATGGTCCTCTAATGTTTGACAGCAAGCCTGTTATCATTAAGGAGTGGAAACCTGATGCTAGTCTGGTTAAGCATAATATTCAGTGTCTTCCTATTTGGGTTAAGATTCAGGACCTGGATATTAAGTTCTTGGGGGAAAACTGTCTGAGGAAAATTATAGGCCCAATTGGAAGCCTGATTAAATGTGATGAGAACACCATGAATAGGAATTTCCTGAGTTTCCCACGTCTCCTGATTGAGGTCAGCATGGAGCAGGATTTCCCTGAGGAAGTTATTTTTGTGGATGAATGTGGGTCTGAACAAACTGTGCAGTTGGAGTATGAGTGGTTACCATTGTCTTGCAGCAAATGGAAAGGTATTGGGCATTCTGAGGATCAATGCAGAACTAAGCCGCTGAGAGAGGGTGTTAAGAAAGTCTGAAGACCTGTAGCCAGAGGGGTTGGACCTCAAAAGCCCGTGGGAGAGAAACCCACTGTGCATAGGACTCCAAAACAACCTGCTGGTAGGGTCTTGGCTCAGAAGTTTCCTATGGTGGTGCACACTCCTGTGGTGGTGCCAGTGAGTATAGCCTCATTATGTACTCCTGTCCCACCAATAGGAAAGAAACCCGGCTTGACTTCACCTGCTAGGATTTTTTCTAGGTTTGCGAGTCAGGGACCAGACACTGGACCTTCTAGGCCTTCGATTGGATTCACCTTCATGGATGCTTTGAATTCTGCTCTCCAAAGGTCTATGAGGAAATTGGATGGTAAGGGGACTGCTCTCACCCCATTAGATCATGGTTAATCTTGGATTTTGGAACATAAAGGGTTTAAATAGTCTAACAAAACAAAAAGACATTAGATGTTTTCTTTATCAGAATAATGTTGGGCTATTTTCTCTCCTTGAAACTAGGGTTAGATGTAGGAATTGGAGTAAGGTCCATAATAATATTTGTAGTGATTGGGCCATTTACACGAATAATTCTTGTCATAAAGGTGGTAGAATCTGGATGTTATGGAACCCTAGTTTGTTTACAGTGAATGTGCTTGATGTTACTCCACAGGCTATTCACTCTGAGGTACTTGATAATGTTAAGGGGGTCAAGTTTAGGATGACTTCTGTGTATGGTTTTAACAAATTGTCTGATAAGTCTGCCCTTTGGTATTCTTTGCTCACTTATGCTAAAGGGTTTGGCTCCTGGGTGGTTATGGGTGACTTCAATAATGTCATGTTCCTTGATGAGAGGATTGGTTCTGATATTAGTTGAGCTGAGATTAAAAGTTTCCAAGATACTTGTAATTCTTGCTCTTTGCAGACTCTAAAAACTATTGGGGCTTTCTTTACTTGGAATAATAAGCATGAGGTGAGGTCTAGAGTGTTCAGTAGGATTGTGGCTGCTGGAACACCCTGATAATGTTGCTTCTTTTCTGCCTGAAGGACTCAATGATCATTCCTCTTGTATTCTGAGTATGAGAGTGCAACCTGTGTTGAGGAGTAAATCTtttaagtattttaatatgtggtcCTTAGATGAGCTTTTTAGCCAACTTGTTCAGGAATTTTGGGATGCCCCTATTCATGGTAACCTGATGTATCAGCTGGTGGTTAAATTGAAAATGCTGAAAAAACTTTTGAAAGGCATTAACAAGGAGAACTTCCAGAATATTGAGACCACTTGTAATATTGTTGAGAAGGCTCTCAGATGTATCCAGGAGGAGTTGCATAAGAATCCTATGGATCAGATGCTTCAGGAGAATGAATCCATTGCTGCCCAGGAGGTGAGAAGACTGACTAAAGCTAAGTAATTGTTTCTTAGTCAGAAAGCTAACCTGCAATGGGCTATGGAGGGGGATGATAATACAGCTTATTTTCATGCCGTGATTAAAAAAAGGAGAGCTGTAAATAAAGTGTTTCAAATTACTAATATGCATGGTGAGTTGGTAGAGGAACCTGGAGCTGTTAATTCTGCTTTTGAAGAATTTTATAAAGATCTTTTGGGGTCTGCTACTGGTGTGCAGCAGGTTCATTTTCCTTTGGTGCAGCAAGGGAGAATGGTAACCCCCAAACATGTTGACATTCTCCTGCAGCCTGTCTCAGCTAAGGAAATAAAAGATGCTATTTTCTCTATGCCTGGATCTAAAGCTGCTGGACCGGATGGTTATTCTAGCCAGTTCTTCAAAGATGTATGGGGGATTGTTGGAGACTCTGTTGTGGCAGCTGTGATGGACTTCTTTGAGCATGGCAGGCTGCTTAAACAGTTAAACCACACCATTCTGACTTTGATTCCTAAGGTTGAGCTTCCTACTTTGGTGAGTCAATTTCGTCCTATTACCTGTTGTAATGTACTCTATAAATGCATTACTAAGGTGCTTTGCAATAGATTGGGGTGTGTGTTGCCTGATTTGATAAGTGATAATCAAAGTGCTTTTGTTAAAGAGAGGGACATTGTTGAAAATATCCTTGTGTGTCAGGATTTGGTTAAGCTATACCATAGGAAGTCCTGTTCTCCTCGTGTGATGATGAAAATTGACTTACAAAAGGCTTATGATTCAATTGACTGGCCTTTTGTAAGAAGTATGATGCAGGCTCTTGGGTTCCCTACTCCTTTTATTGAGAAGGTTATGGAGTGTATTACTACTCCTACTTATTCAATTGCTTTAAATGGAGATAAATTTGGTTTTTTTCATGGACAGAGGGGTTTAAGACAAGAGGACCCTATTTCTCCCTTGTTATTCACTCTGTCCATGGAATATTTGAGTAGAATTTTGCAAGTGGCTCAGAAAATCCCTGGCTTTAAATACCATTCCTTGTGCAAAAGGGCTGAACTCTCTCACCTTTGCTTTGCGGATGATCTCTTGCTCTTCTGTTATGGAAATGTTCAATCTGTTAATATTTTGTTGAGCTCTTTTGGTCTCTTTTCTGCTGCATCCGGTATAAAAATGAATCAGGGGAAGTCTAATGTCTACATGAATGGGGTGGATCCTGAGGTGAAAGAGGCTATTATTAGGTGTACTGGTATGAAGCTTGTTGGTTTACCTTTTAAATACTTAGGTGTCCCCATAGCAGTGAAAAAGCTGAGTGTTTTGGATTGTGCTGTCCTGGTTGAGAAAGTGGTTCTAAGGATTAGGGCTCTTGGGGCAAGGAAGTTGTCTTATGGGGGGAGACTTAATCTTGTTCAATCTGTCTTGAGTTGTCTACACAACTATTGGGCCAAAATTTTCCTTTTACCTAAGAGTGTTATTAAGAAAATTGATGAGGTGTGTAGGAATTTTCTTTGGCAGGGAGATATTCATTATGCAAAAGCTCCCCCTGTGTCTTGGGCAAATGTGTGTTGTCCTAAGAAAGCAGGGGGATTAGACCTTATTAATTCTGCTTTATGGAATATAGCTGCTGTCAGTAAATATGTATGGTGGCTGGCTAGCAAAAAAGATCACCTTTGGGTGAGATGGGTCAATGGGGTTTACACTAAAGGCCAGGATTGGTGGTCTTATCATCCTCCTGCAGGATCTAGTTGGGCTTGGCGGAGGATCTGCTGGGTTAAGGATCATATGCAGGTTGGTTTTCATATTCATAAATGGGGGCTTGATGGTAAGGAGTACTCTATTCAGGTAGGATACCAATGGCTACTGGATGCACAGGTCAGAGCTGTGTGGCATGCTTTTGTCTGGAACAGGTTGGTGATGAGTAAGCATTGTATTGTGAATTGGTTGATTGTGCAACATAGATTATTGACTCGTGATAGATTATTGAGAAGAGGCATGAGTGTGGACAGTGGCTGCTTGCTTTGTGAACAGGCTGCTGAGAGCCATGAGCACCTATTTTTTGGGTGTCTTTATAGCAGGTTGTGCTTGCAGTTGATTTCTGATTGGACTGGTGTGTCCATTCCATGGCAGACTCCAGTTCAATGGTGGATCAGGTGCAGAATTCGTCCCCTCCTGAAAAAACAGATTATTTGTGCAGCAATTGGAATTCTTATGTACTTGATTTGGCGTGAACGTAATTCTTGTCTTCATGATAGGCTCATGAGAGCACCCAAGAGGATTTCAGAGCAGCTTAAGTATGTACTAAGTGCTAGAATTGAATGTAATGTGAGTATGAAACTGAAAAGCAAGTATCCTGAACTAGTTAGGGGTTTCATGTCCTAACTATGTTCTTGGATGGCTAATATGTACTGATTGTTTGGTTTTAATATAATTACaagtttcaccaaaaaaaaaacaacggcctgaaccgttataactgtatacgtcctgaaCAACAATTTAGCTATAACCgttgtattttatatttcattctgtttgattttaccgccaacaaataaagcatcatttggtacgatttttccctaacccgCTGCAACAACAGAAAAAGTTTATAACAGCAGTTTGATATATAACATCAACACAATAATTACCCGATGACGTAAAATATCCTGTttggattgctgatattttcacggctgtcgggaacgttttttggattttgcttgtctcttcattaacccaaataccttcatcataTGATCATCTCGTGTATATAagtttggaatgttaacattttcaacatcattaccaaattgcaATATAACACTGTGATTATGTCCTTGAAATTCTacgtcttcatcatctggaatCCGGCGTTAgcaagatagaacaactgaccacttcttatccataggatcgggaacataaaacacttgtttttcttgtgacgctaatataaaaggatctTCCTTTtttccaaccttgtcaaaatttactaatgtgaatcctatatcatcctttctaacaccattgttgttgtcaacccacttgcatcgaaatagaggtatctcaaaatccatgtagttta contains:
- the LOC141588038 gene encoding uncharacterized protein LOC141588038, which gives rise to MPNVESPFSFYSSQNVDSVRLLIVAPLDDDWVDEVVVSTDEGEIEFWSTAVFCYILGARPPLNVVNGFITRVWKGFNIDKISFMKNGIFIVRFASKEHQQQAIGYGPLMFDSKPVIIKEWKPDASLVKHNIQCLPIWVKIQDLDIKFLGENCLRKIIGPIGSLIKCDENTMNRNFLSFPRLLIEVSMEQDFPEEVIFVDECGSEQTVQLEYEWLPLSCSKWKGIGHSEDQCRTKPLREGVKKV